A genomic region of bacterium contains the following coding sequences:
- the rnc gene encoding ribonuclease III has protein sequence MRFLVPAKKTKEVARGGKRSQGSQKEREIWDDFLDGKKQKKKVAFEKDAEGRFTEKREKGQEKTLGAVLDHLKETAVGLEHEVVSTRKDFEVLEERLGYKFTNRSLLERALTHRSALGPQDRLDYERLEFLGDAVLDLGVAHYLINIHPEAREGDLSKMRAALVNTSALANFAKELEIGPFIRLGRSEFASGGAERPSILADVMEAVFGALYLDSSFDRALEVIQGVFGDNLASVVPSDPKTELQEALYAAGSEAPQYLVEMVEGPEHAPTFVTICVVDHEIVGRGRGNTKKAAQQEAASEVLRKLTPKHPLLNLVEGQNAIFAPALLVTVLPAQAQ, from the coding sequence ATGCGATTTTTAGTTCCCGCAAAAAAAACAAAAGAAGTAGCTCGTGGCGGGAAACGATCTCAAGGTTCTCAAAAAGAAAGAGAGATTTGGGATGATTTCCTGGACGGTAAAAAACAAAAAAAGAAAGTCGCCTTCGAGAAAGATGCCGAAGGCCGCTTTACGGAAAAGCGCGAAAAAGGGCAGGAAAAAACCTTAGGTGCAGTGCTTGATCATCTCAAGGAAACTGCAGTCGGGCTTGAGCATGAAGTTGTTTCCACGCGTAAGGATTTTGAAGTTTTAGAAGAACGCCTCGGCTATAAATTCACAAATCGCTCGCTCTTAGAGCGGGCCTTAACGCATCGATCGGCGTTGGGACCTCAAGACCGGCTTGACTACGAGCGCCTGGAGTTTTTGGGGGATGCGGTCTTGGATCTAGGCGTTGCACATTATCTAATTAACATTCACCCTGAAGCGCGAGAAGGCGACCTCTCTAAAATGCGAGCCGCTTTGGTGAATACTTCAGCACTTGCTAATTTTGCCAAAGAATTAGAAATCGGACCTTTTATCCGTTTGGGTCGAAGTGAATTTGCCAGCGGTGGAGCGGAGCGCCCGTCAATTCTAGCCGACGTAATGGAGGCCGTGTTTGGCGCGCTTTATCTAGATAGTTCTTTTGATCGCGCGCTTGAAGTGATTCAAGGTGTTTTTGGCGATAATCTGGCTTCAGTTGTTCCGAGTGATCCTAAAACGGAATTACAGGAAGCGCTTTATGCTGCTGGCAGCGAAGCTCCGCAGTATCTTGTGGAAATGGTTGAAGGGCCTGAGCATGCGCCAACTTTTGTGACAATTTGTGTTGTCGATCATGAGATCGTTGGCCGTGGACGAGGAAATACTAAGAAAGCTGCGCAACAAGAAGCCGCATCTGAGGTATTGAGAAAACTCACTCCGAAGCATCCGCTATTGAATCTAGTTGAAGGTCAAAATGCGATTTTTGCCCCAGCGCTATTGGTGACAGTGTTGCCTGCTCAAGCCCAGTAA
- a CDS encoding radical SAM protein encodes MERLVNNTKQQPQQRIAFQTLGCRSNFADTIDLQALIAEKGATACELNNAANVFVLNTCTVTDEADKEVLRQLKRAKRIAPEAKIIVTGCMAEVSRDELLATGLVDAVIGPGRKSELVSEIFFGVDQTESTTPEKNQELVQLPKIYPSGRRPKRSLPERKSISLRDKISPALVGPGEKLGEVVQRARYHLRVQEGCENSCTFCIIPQTRGRLSSREIEEIKRDIEVLYAKGYREIVLTGTHLGGYGEEVGQSLLGLIQELLKLDFPIRYRLSSIDPNDLSKDLIDLVAASISQGDKFAKHLHICVQAFSHRILKLMNRKYSLENVYELVEYIGQVLPGIGLGTDVICGFPGELREESESGIVEFERLQFTYLHAFPYSERAGTAATRLADSVLVSERNRRAARYRAASSRKECAFARSLIGRNVDVVLENTRDCEFGGTTSEFLNARINRPQDVERSKELQVGKIVKVQVIGVEQERNRLICDF; translated from the coding sequence GTGGAACGATTAGTAAATAATACTAAACAGCAGCCTCAGCAGCGGATTGCCTTTCAGACCTTAGGCTGTCGCAGTAATTTTGCCGATACAATTGACCTGCAAGCTCTGATTGCAGAAAAAGGTGCCACAGCTTGTGAATTAAACAATGCAGCCAATGTGTTTGTCTTAAACACCTGTACTGTCACAGACGAGGCTGACAAGGAAGTCTTACGTCAACTTAAGCGTGCGAAACGAATTGCACCAGAAGCAAAGATCATAGTGACTGGATGCATGGCTGAAGTTTCGCGGGACGAGCTTTTGGCTACAGGCTTAGTTGATGCGGTCATTGGCCCAGGAAGGAAAAGTGAGCTTGTTAGCGAAATTTTTTTTGGAGTAGATCAAACAGAGTCTACAACTCCCGAAAAAAATCAAGAGCTAGTCCAGTTACCAAAGATTTACCCCTCGGGTAGGCGTCCCAAGCGAAGCTTGCCGGAGAGAAAATCAATTTCATTAAGAGATAAAATCTCTCCTGCGTTAGTTGGTCCTGGAGAAAAACTCGGGGAAGTAGTGCAGCGTGCGCGTTATCATTTACGGGTGCAAGAAGGCTGCGAGAATTCCTGTACATTCTGTATTATCCCGCAAACTCGAGGACGATTAAGTTCGCGTGAAATAGAGGAAATTAAGCGTGATATTGAGGTTCTCTACGCAAAAGGCTACCGCGAAATTGTTCTAACTGGTACCCATTTAGGTGGATATGGCGAGGAAGTTGGGCAGTCCTTACTTGGGCTAATTCAAGAATTATTAAAGCTTGATTTCCCGATTCGCTATCGTTTGAGCTCAATTGACCCAAATGATTTATCTAAAGATCTTATTGACTTAGTTGCGGCTTCGATTTCTCAAGGAGACAAATTCGCCAAACACCTGCATATCTGTGTACAGGCGTTTTCGCATAGAATTCTTAAACTCATGAACCGTAAGTATTCACTCGAGAACGTCTACGAACTTGTTGAATATATTGGGCAGGTGCTGCCTGGGATTGGTCTTGGAACCGATGTGATTTGCGGTTTCCCAGGGGAGTTACGCGAAGAAAGTGAAAGCGGAATCGTAGAGTTCGAACGTCTACAATTTACCTATCTTCATGCTTTTCCGTATTCCGAGAGGGCGGGCACTGCCGCAACGCGGCTAGCCGACAGCGTTTTAGTTAGTGAACGTAATCGTCGAGCTGCGCGGTATCGCGCCGCATCAAGTCGTAAGGAGTGTGCCTTCGCTCGAAGTCTGATAGGCCGGAACGTTGACGTTGTTCTGGAAAATACTAGAGACTGTGAGTTTGGCGGGACGACGAGTGAATTTCTAAATGCTCGAATTAATCGTCCTCAGGATGTTGAGCGTAGCAAGGAATTGCAAGTGGGTAAGATTGTAAAGGTTCAAGTGATTGGTGTAGAGCAGGAGCGTAACAGACTAATATGCGATTTTTAG
- a CDS encoding DNA-3-methyladenine glycosylase I yields the protein MNKSLTLNADTKPRCWWCGADPLYVKYHDSEWGVPVHDDRKLFEMLILEGFQAGLSWITILRKRKNFKKAFCNFNAKKIAKFTKRDIARLMRDEGIIRNRLKIEGAVKNARAYLKVKAEFGSFAKYIWQFTNYKTIKPKKRPTRTSIQATSRESDAMSKDLKKRGFTFVGSTICYAHMQATGMVDDHVAGCFRAKK from the coding sequence ATGAATAAGTCCTTAACGCTTAATGCTGATACTAAACCGCGTTGCTGGTGGTGCGGAGCTGACCCACTCTACGTTAAATATCATGATTCTGAGTGGGGAGTTCCCGTGCATGACGATCGCAAGCTCTTTGAGATGTTAATTCTTGAAGGTTTTCAAGCCGGCTTAAGTTGGATTACAATTTTACGTAAGCGTAAGAATTTCAAAAAAGCATTTTGCAATTTCAATGCAAAGAAAATCGCTAAATTCACAAAGCGTGACATCGCGCGATTAATGCGGGACGAAGGCATCATCCGTAATCGTCTTAAAATTGAAGGTGCAGTTAAAAATGCACGGGCCTATTTAAAAGTTAAAGCAGAATTCGGTTCGTTTGCGAAATATATCTGGCAATTTACAAACTACAAAACGATTAAGCCTAAGAAGCGCCCGACGCGCACAAGTATTCAAGCCACTTCAAGAGAATCTGACGCGATGTCAAAAGACTTAAAGAAGCGCGGCTTTACTTTCGTCGGTAGCACAATCTGTTACGCTCATATGCAGGCTACCGGCATGGTTGATGACCATGTGGCAGGATGCTTTCGCGCTAAAAAATAA
- the der gene encoding ribosome biogenesis GTPase Der, with protein MEKKRIPIIAILGRPNVGKSTLFNRVVGKELAVVDDIPGVTRDRNYALVGRYEIPFYFVDTGGIIIGADSEIDTQIVEQAQAAIAEADVIVMLFDGNDGLHPDDREIVQMLRAQTKPVIFAVNKCDGVEQQGKICEFFELGFDELHALSAKHGYQVQKLVDKVFSLLPNADELRQLSTSDQVDHEAEIEKIKTELENSYRREGLADQESVEIDRSPIFAPVFEVTEGDEAGLQANVSAYLKLHRLRPLEEDRVEAPAEEELATEAPESLVPELIRLAFIGRPNVGKSTLLNAILGESRVITSSEAGTTRDAVTVPFEFKDQTFLLTDTAGLKRDNRAESLQYYSSLRTLRALAGADVAIVVIDATDGPSQHDAKILGMAHEEGVGIVLVLNKWDLVEKDHKTANEYKLRVKEVFKFAPYAEIVTTSALSGRRAPKILDAARRIAASRLRKIPTAQLNRVLKSAAEEASTPFYRGQEIKLYYGAQVAVAPPRFALFFNYPEQVHFSFIRHLKNAIRERFRFVGTDIKFVLRER; from the coding sequence ATGGAAAAAAAACGTATTCCGATTATTGCCATTTTAGGTCGCCCCAATGTTGGCAAATCGACACTCTTTAATCGTGTTGTAGGCAAAGAACTTGCCGTTGTCGACGATATCCCGGGTGTAACGCGTGACCGCAACTACGCCTTAGTAGGCCGTTATGAAATCCCGTTTTACTTTGTTGATACTGGCGGCATTATTATCGGAGCTGATTCTGAAATTGACACACAAATTGTCGAGCAAGCTCAGGCGGCAATTGCTGAGGCTGACGTAATCGTGATGCTCTTTGATGGCAACGATGGATTGCATCCAGATGACCGTGAGATTGTGCAGATGCTCCGCGCGCAAACAAAACCTGTAATTTTTGCTGTGAATAAGTGTGATGGGGTTGAACAGCAAGGCAAGATTTGTGAATTTTTCGAATTAGGTTTTGATGAGTTACATGCGCTGAGTGCCAAGCATGGCTATCAAGTGCAAAAGCTTGTCGATAAAGTTTTCTCCTTATTACCTAATGCCGATGAATTGCGGCAACTTTCAACTTCCGATCAAGTTGATCATGAGGCAGAAATAGAAAAAATTAAAACGGAACTCGAGAATTCTTATCGTCGCGAAGGCTTGGCTGATCAGGAAAGTGTAGAGATTGACCGCAGTCCAATTTTTGCGCCTGTTTTTGAAGTGACTGAAGGGGATGAAGCAGGATTGCAGGCGAATGTCTCAGCTTATCTTAAGTTGCATCGTTTACGTCCGCTTGAGGAAGATCGCGTTGAGGCGCCAGCTGAGGAAGAGCTTGCGACGGAAGCGCCGGAAAGTCTGGTGCCGGAGCTGATTCGATTAGCTTTTATTGGTCGGCCGAATGTAGGAAAATCTACGCTTTTAAATGCGATTCTCGGTGAGTCGCGGGTGATTACTTCGAGTGAGGCTGGGACTACGCGTGATGCGGTGACGGTGCCGTTTGAATTTAAGGATCAGACATTTTTGCTGACTGACACTGCTGGCTTGAAGCGAGATAATCGTGCTGAGTCGCTTCAGTATTATAGTTCATTGAGAACCTTGCGTGCGCTTGCGGGAGCGGATGTCGCGATTGTGGTGATTGATGCAACGGATGGGCCGAGTCAGCATGATGCCAAGATTTTAGGAATGGCGCATGAGGAAGGAGTGGGGATTGTGCTGGTGTTAAACAAGTGGGATTTGGTGGAGAAGGATCATAAGACGGCAAACGAGTATAAGTTACGAGTAAAAGAAGTTTTTAAGTTTGCGCCGTATGCTGAAATTGTGACGACTAGTGCGCTTTCGGGGCGACGTGCCCCGAAGATTCTTGATGCTGCGCGGCGGATTGCGGCGTCGCGGCTGAGGAAGATTCCGACTGCGCAGTTAAATCGTGTGCTCAAGTCTGCTGCGGAGGAAGCTTCGACTCCGTTTTATCGTGGTCAAGAGATTAAGCTTTATTATGGAGCGCAGGTTGCTGTTGCTCCGCCGCGTTTTGCGCTGTTCTTTAACTATCCTGAGCAGGTGCATTTTTCTTTTATTCGCCACTTGAAAAACGCGATTCGTGAGAGATTTAGGTTTGTGGGGACGGACATTAAGTTTGTTCTGCGCGAGCGCTAG
- the era gene encoding GTPase Era yields the protein MDATDYKFGYVALLGEANAGKSTLLNAILGEKLSIVSDKPHTTRNQILGVLTTAAAQIAFLDAPGFIRKAEKSALKTLMKNAIRETRESANVIIYLIDSVKVIRDKQLLEASKSEINNLAVDCPVVIALNKIDKIDKQRLLPLIASFQDLLLSSETRKSITIVPVSALERDGVSPLVSELLRLLPKGSKQYADEFLTDRSEKFLASEVIREKLFAVIHQEIPYRVAVHLESWEETAELIKISACIIVEKESHKGIIIGAGGKTLKQIGTQARLELEDQLERKVYISLFVKVITDWTQSEAGLVRAEQHHQN from the coding sequence ATGGACGCTACAGACTACAAATTCGGATATGTTGCCCTCTTAGGGGAAGCCAATGCAGGGAAATCGACCCTGCTTAATGCCATACTCGGCGAGAAACTCTCGATTGTTTCGGATAAACCGCATACGACACGAAATCAAATCCTCGGGGTGCTCACGACTGCGGCAGCTCAAATTGCTTTTCTCGATGCTCCGGGATTTATACGTAAAGCAGAAAAAAGCGCACTAAAGACACTGATGAAAAATGCAATTCGCGAAACCCGCGAAAGTGCCAACGTAATCATTTATTTGATTGATAGTGTAAAAGTTATTCGCGACAAACAGCTACTGGAGGCAAGTAAGTCAGAAATTAATAATTTAGCTGTGGATTGCCCAGTGGTGATTGCACTTAATAAAATTGACAAAATCGACAAGCAGCGGTTGCTGCCATTGATCGCAAGCTTTCAAGATTTGTTACTGAGCAGCGAAACGCGGAAAAGTATTACGATTGTGCCAGTTTCGGCGCTAGAGCGCGATGGAGTTTCTCCATTAGTTAGTGAGTTATTACGTTTGTTGCCCAAGGGCTCAAAGCAGTATGCTGATGAATTTTTGACTGACCGGTCAGAGAAGTTCCTTGCATCCGAAGTGATTCGTGAAAAACTTTTTGCGGTTATTCATCAAGAAATTCCCTATCGAGTTGCTGTGCATCTCGAATCTTGGGAAGAAACTGCTGAATTAATTAAAATATCAGCCTGTATTATTGTGGAAAAAGAGTCGCATAAGGGTATTATTATTGGAGCAGGCGGTAAGACTTTAAAGCAAATTGGCACACAAGCGCGGCTCGAGTTAGAGGATCAGCTGGAGCGCAAGGTTTATATCTCATTATTTGTTAAAGTAATTACTGATTGGACGCAAAGTGAAGCTGGGCTAGTCCGCGCCGAGCAGCATCATCAAAATTAG
- the mnmA gene encoding tRNA 2-thiouridine(34) synthase MnmA, translating to MQQVNSENLPLVCVAMSGGVDSAAAALLLSQAGHPVVGVSMQVWDYRKNTANHGVNAKKATCCAPADFNDAREVADKLGFPYYVYDFEGSFEKEVIAPFVDAYLNGETPNPCILCNQKVKFSVLRERAALLGAEYVATGHYAQILQRADGSKGLYTAADRAKDQTYFLFGLSQAELDHTIFPVGGMEKPQVREVLSISGMSMATKGESQDICFVTSEVGEFIEKYADRYSDRQIQPGEFITKAGEKLGSHSGVHQFTVGQRRGLNVSGRERLYVLSVDQDSGTVVLGEKSDLDTKCFQVRDVNFINQNLPLEFEALVKVRYRSPGYLARVKKLSPTRVEVEFFDQGTAISPGQAAVFYATKKDHTGFVEVFGGGTISK from the coding sequence ATGCAGCAAGTTAATTCTGAAAATCTGCCTTTAGTTTGTGTCGCGATGAGTGGTGGAGTTGACTCAGCTGCAGCGGCGCTACTGCTGAGTCAAGCCGGGCACCCCGTAGTCGGCGTGTCGATGCAAGTCTGGGATTATCGCAAGAATACGGCAAACCATGGGGTGAATGCTAAAAAAGCCACCTGCTGCGCACCGGCAGACTTTAACGATGCCCGTGAAGTCGCCGACAAGTTAGGATTCCCGTATTACGTTTATGATTTTGAAGGTTCGTTTGAGAAGGAAGTGATCGCGCCATTTGTTGATGCCTACTTAAACGGCGAAACACCTAATCCCTGCATTCTTTGCAATCAAAAAGTAAAGTTCTCAGTGTTGCGTGAACGCGCAGCTTTACTTGGCGCAGAATATGTCGCCACAGGTCACTATGCACAAATTCTCCAACGTGCTGATGGCTCGAAGGGGCTATATACGGCAGCTGATCGCGCCAAAGATCAAACTTATTTTCTCTTCGGTCTAAGCCAGGCGGAACTTGATCATACAATCTTTCCAGTTGGAGGCATGGAAAAGCCTCAAGTGCGGGAGGTTTTGTCGATTTCAGGCATGAGTATGGCAACTAAAGGTGAAAGTCAGGATATTTGCTTTGTTACCAGCGAAGTCGGTGAGTTTATCGAGAAATACGCCGATCGTTATTCTGATCGTCAAATCCAGCCTGGTGAGTTTATCACTAAAGCTGGTGAAAAACTTGGCAGTCATTCCGGAGTTCATCAATTTACAGTGGGGCAGCGCCGCGGTTTAAATGTCAGTGGCCGAGAGCGATTGTATGTGCTTTCAGTTGACCAGGATTCAGGCACAGTTGTGCTTGGTGAGAAGTCAGATTTGGACACAAAATGCTTTCAAGTTCGTGATGTAAATTTCATCAACCAGAATTTGCCGCTTGAATTTGAAGCTTTGGTTAAAGTGCGCTATCGCAGTCCAGGATATTTAGCACGGGTCAAAAAACTAAGCCCCACGCGAGTTGAGGTTGAGTTTTTCGATCAAGGCACAGCAATTAGTCCTGGTCAGGCAGCAGTTTTCTACGCAACTAAAAAAGATCATACAGGCTTCGTTGAGGTTTTTGGCGGTGGAACGATTAGTAAATAA
- a CDS encoding aminotransferase class V-fold PLP-dependent enzyme, which translates to MSFYQPQTANFMRYYLDANASSKLRPEAEQCLAELLHSNSAANASSVHREGQAARALITKSRKSIERFIFANERTQANIVFTSGGTEACNSLIHGFVGGRYDKISTNQVACRVVASAIEHQAVLEPLRALQIKQVVQVTEVQPESTGRIDPGKFSQAITPNTVCCFLMAANNVTGTIQPIVQTAQKIREAKFTAAIVCDASQAFGKSDFSAAAAFNAGVDAIVLSGHKLGAPQGIGAIIFSPREDSCKFFEPLLVGGGQENRFRSGTENLFGIAALGAVLDRSAESWAMERENLAAYRDELAQRLVEIYPACRILSKLSDSSNLSADQSEVGTLVNTLAVSFPGISAQDLVVALDLAGLAVSTGSACASGKQETSYVFDTLGLDPEVSAGALRISLDWDFKAEMIPEVTKIFAQVLSRFTKSHAAKSKTMTNATQGTISSRTIV; encoded by the coding sequence ATGTCATTTTACCAGCCCCAAACTGCTAACTTTATGCGTTATTATTTAGATGCAAATGCAAGCTCAAAATTAAGACCCGAGGCTGAGCAGTGCCTTGCCGAATTACTGCATTCGAATTCAGCAGCAAATGCCTCTAGTGTTCATCGCGAAGGCCAAGCTGCGCGGGCCTTAATCACTAAATCCCGTAAAAGCATCGAGCGGTTTATTTTTGCTAATGAACGCACGCAGGCAAATATCGTTTTTACTTCAGGTGGAACCGAAGCTTGCAATAGCTTAATCCACGGTTTTGTCGGTGGTCGCTATGATAAAATCAGCACCAATCAAGTAGCCTGCAGAGTTGTTGCTAGTGCAATCGAACACCAAGCAGTGCTTGAGCCCTTGCGTGCTTTGCAAATTAAACAAGTAGTTCAAGTTACAGAAGTTCAGCCTGAAAGCACCGGTAGGATTGACCCAGGAAAATTCTCCCAAGCAATTACTCCAAACACAGTCTGCTGTTTTTTGATGGCAGCTAATAACGTTACTGGGACTATCCAACCGATTGTGCAAACTGCCCAGAAAATCCGTGAAGCAAAGTTCACTGCTGCAATTGTTTGCGATGCTTCGCAGGCCTTCGGGAAATCAGATTTTTCTGCGGCCGCAGCTTTTAATGCAGGCGTGGATGCCATCGTCTTATCCGGCCACAAGCTTGGCGCACCACAAGGAATTGGCGCAATAATTTTTTCACCACGAGAAGATTCCTGTAAATTTTTTGAGCCCTTACTTGTTGGAGGTGGTCAAGAAAATCGTTTTCGTTCGGGAACAGAAAATCTTTTCGGAATTGCGGCACTTGGTGCGGTTTTGGATCGTTCTGCTGAGAGTTGGGCTATGGAGCGCGAAAACTTAGCCGCCTATCGTGACGAACTTGCCCAAAGGCTAGTCGAAATTTATCCGGCTTGCCGGATCTTATCCAAGTTAAGCGATTCGTCTAACCTGTCTGCTGATCAGTCAGAAGTAGGAACGCTCGTAAATACGCTGGCTGTTAGTTTTCCTGGAATCTCTGCGCAGGACTTAGTTGTTGCACTTGATCTTGCCGGTCTTGCCGTTTCTACAGGGTCAGCCTGTGCTTCGGGCAAACAAGAAACATCTTACGTTTTTGATACACTCGGGCTTGACCCGGAAGTTAGTGCAGGTGCGCTACGCATTAGCTTAGATTGGGATTTTAAAGCTGAGATGATTCCGGAAGTGACAAAAATCTTCGCTCAAGTCTTAAGTCGCTTTACTAAAAGTCATGCCGCAAAAAGTAAGACGATGACAAACGCGACACAGGGTACAATCTCTTCCCGTACAATTGTTTAA
- the guaB gene encoding IMP dehydrogenase encodes MAQQNSNSSTDKFQLALTFDDVLLRPRYSDILPRDVSVQTELGKDLTLNIPLLSAAMDTVTESELAIAMAQEGGLGIIHKNMSPAEQAEEVSRVKKSESGMISEPITVNPEQPLRDALQIMGQYRISGLPVTRADGKVVGIVTNRDLRFETEMSRPISDVMTSKDLVTCKPGTSFEEAKQLLHKHRIEKLLVVDGQGKLAGLITIKDIEKKRKFPSACKDALGRLRVGAAVGVGVDLDERLELLARAHVDVICVDSAHGDSEGVIKAVKAIRHNYPALTVIAGNVATKSGARHLAEAGAHAIKVGIGPGSICTTRIISGVGVPQISAIMEVAEVLKGSSVALIADGGIKYSGDVVKALAAGAQMVMIGSLFAGTEESPGQTVLYQGRSYKLYRGMGSLGAMKQGSKDRYRQGHEDDPGKLVPEGIEGRVPYKGTLSSLIYQLVGGLRAGMGYCGAKNLKELRETAEFIRITAAGLGESHVHDVFVTEEAPNYSKI; translated from the coding sequence ATGGCTCAACAGAACAGCAATTCATCAACAGACAAATTTCAATTAGCATTAACATTTGACGACGTACTTTTGCGTCCGCGTTATTCGGATATTTTACCGCGTGATGTATCGGTGCAGACGGAGTTGGGTAAGGATTTGACCTTAAACATTCCGTTATTGAGTGCGGCGATGGACACGGTGACGGAGAGTGAACTAGCGATTGCGATGGCGCAGGAGGGTGGTCTTGGGATTATTCACAAGAACATGAGTCCGGCGGAGCAAGCTGAGGAGGTTAGTCGTGTTAAGAAGTCCGAGAGTGGGATGATTAGTGAGCCGATTACGGTTAATCCTGAGCAACCGTTACGTGATGCTTTGCAGATCATGGGGCAATATCGGATTTCGGGGTTACCGGTGACGCGAGCTGATGGGAAGGTTGTGGGGATTGTGACGAACCGTGATTTACGGTTTGAGACGGAGATGAGTCGTCCGATTAGTGATGTGATGACGAGTAAAGACTTGGTGACGTGTAAGCCGGGAACGTCCTTTGAGGAAGCCAAGCAATTATTGCACAAGCATAGAATTGAGAAGCTGTTAGTTGTTGATGGGCAGGGCAAGCTTGCTGGATTAATTACAATTAAGGACATTGAGAAGAAGCGAAAATTTCCGAGTGCCTGTAAGGACGCTTTAGGAAGGTTGCGAGTTGGGGCGGCGGTAGGGGTTGGTGTGGATTTGGACGAGCGGCTGGAATTGTTAGCGCGTGCGCATGTGGATGTGATCTGTGTAGATAGTGCGCATGGTGATTCGGAGGGCGTGATTAAGGCGGTCAAGGCGATTCGTCATAATTATCCGGCGTTGACGGTGATTGCGGGTAATGTTGCTACGAAGTCTGGTGCGCGGCATTTAGCTGAGGCTGGTGCGCATGCGATTAAAGTTGGAATTGGGCCGGGTTCGATTTGCACGACGCGAATTATTTCGGGAGTGGGTGTGCCGCAAATTTCTGCGATTATGGAGGTGGCAGAGGTGCTTAAGGGCAGTAGTGTTGCTTTAATTGCGGATGGTGGAATTAAGTATTCAGGTGATGTGGTTAAGGCCTTAGCGGCAGGTGCGCAGATGGTGATGATTGGATCGCTTTTTGCAGGCACGGAGGAGTCGCCTGGTCAGACGGTTTTGTATCAGGGCAGGAGTTACAAGTTGTATCGAGGGATGGGTTCGCTTGGTGCGATGAAGCAGGGGTCGAAGGATCGGTATCGTCAGGGGCATGAGGATGATCCGGGTAAGCTTGTTCCTGAAGGGATTGAGGGGCGTGTGCCGTATAAGGGGACGCTTTCGAGTTTGATTTATCAGCTTGTAGGGGGATTGAGGGCTGGGATGGGTTATTGTGGAGCGAAGAATTTGAAAGAGTTACGAGAAACGGCGGAGTTTATTCGCATTACAGCGGCGGGGCTTGGTGAGAGTCATGTGCATGATGTGTTTGTTACGGAAGAAGCTCCTAATTATAGCAAAATATGA